The DNA window TGCAGCTGTTGCGACACTCTACACTGCGAGCCTTCACCGATCCCGGAGGCTTCATGTCCAACGTGCTTAACGACACCGCGCTAGACCAGCTGTTCCGTACCGCCCGCACCCAGAACGCCTTCCAGGACAAGCCCGTGGAAGACGCCCAGCTGCGCGCCCTGTACGACCTGCTGAAGTGGGCCCCCACCGCTGCCAACGGCAGCCCGGCGCGTTTCGTGTTCGTGAAGTCGAAGGAAGCCAAGGCCAAGCTGGCCCCGGCGCTGTCCGAGGGCAACCTCAACAAGACCCTCGCCGCCCCGGTCACCGTGATCGTCGGCTTCGACGAAGACTTCCACGAGAAGCTGCCGTTCCTGTTCCCGCACACCGACGCCAAGGCGTGGTTCGACGGCCCGCGTGAAGGCCGCACCGAAGGCGCGTTCCGCAACGGCAGCCTGCAGGGTGGCTACCTCATCCTCGCCGCCCGCGCGCTAGGCTTGGATGCCGGCCCCATGAGCGGCTTCGACAACGCCAAGGTGGACGAGGCCTTCTTCAAGGGCACCGCCATCAAGTCGAATTTCCTGGTCAACTTGGGGTACGGTGATCCTTCGGGCCTGTTCCCCCGGCTGCCTCGCCTGTCGTTCGACGAAGCCGCCCGCATCGAATAAGCGTCACCGCCAGACCGCGGCCCGTCTGTGCGGACGGGCTGTATGTAGTTGCTTTCTTCCCCTTCCCTTAGCGAGAGAGACTCACATGACCGTTACCCGCAAACTG is part of the Stenotrophomonas oahuensis genome and encodes:
- a CDS encoding malonic semialdehyde reductase is translated as MSNVLNDTALDQLFRTARTQNAFQDKPVEDAQLRALYDLLKWAPTAANGSPARFVFVKSKEAKAKLAPALSEGNLNKTLAAPVTVIVGFDEDFHEKLPFLFPHTDAKAWFDGPREGRTEGAFRNGSLQGGYLILAARALGLDAGPMSGFDNAKVDEAFFKGTAIKSNFLVNLGYGDPSGLFPRLPRLSFDEAARIE